The Paenibacillus sp. FSL R7-0204 genome includes a region encoding these proteins:
- a CDS encoding ATP-binding cassette domain-containing protein, whose amino-acid sequence MLIFDRVDYDYRQGETVLRQLSFGIQTGEFVAVIGANGSGKSTAAKLMNGLLLPRAGEVRLGALSTLNRQNLVSIRERAGLVFQNPDDQFITASVLDEVLFGLENLRVPREEMGRRAGAALRAVQMEAYADTAPHQLSGGQKQRVAVAAVIAMQPEILILDEATSMLDPQGRQELLQILHSLHRQGLTIIHLTHHMDEALAADRVLLLCHGKLAYDGPPSRLFSKDTIAGQPLELPFAARLYQALGLEVPVRADWKETIEQLWATR is encoded by the coding sequence ATGCTGATTTTTGACAGGGTGGATTATGATTACCGGCAGGGGGAGACGGTACTCCGTCAGCTTAGCTTCGGGATTCAAACCGGCGAATTCGTGGCCGTCATCGGGGCGAACGGCAGCGGTAAATCAACAGCTGCCAAGCTGATGAACGGATTGCTGCTGCCAAGAGCAGGAGAGGTGAGGCTGGGAGCGCTGAGTACCTTGAACCGCCAGAATCTCGTAAGCATCCGCGAACGGGCCGGACTCGTCTTCCAGAACCCGGATGATCAGTTCATTACGGCCTCGGTGCTGGATGAAGTGTTGTTTGGACTGGAGAATCTGCGGGTCCCGAGAGAAGAGATGGGCCGCCGGGCAGGCGCTGCTCTGCGGGCTGTGCAGATGGAAGCTTACGCAGACACTGCACCGCACCAGTTGTCGGGCGGCCAGAAGCAGCGGGTTGCCGTGGCGGCCGTTATTGCCATGCAGCCGGAGATTCTGATCCTGGATGAAGCGACATCTATGCTCGATCCGCAGGGGAGGCAGGAGCTTCTTCAGATCCTGCATAGCCTGCACCGGCAAGGACTGACGATCATCCACCTCACCCATCATATGGATGAGGCGCTGGCCGCTGACCGCGTTCTGCTGCTGTGCCACGGGAAGTTAGCCTATGACGGTCCGCCTTCCCGCTTGTTCAGCAAAGACACTATCGCCGGGCAGCCGCTGGAGCTTCCTTTTGCCGCCAGATTGTATCAAGCCTTAGGACTGGAAGTACCCGTAAGGGCGGACTGGAAGGAGACAATAGAGCAGCTATGGGCTACACGTTAA
- a CDS encoding thiolase family protein, translating into MKEAVMVLAKRTPVGRIGGQLSTLEPEQLLAPLIQQLVHEARLPPEWIDDVIIGNVVGPGGNIARKSVLEAGLPETVPGVTVDRQCGSGLEAIILAARLIQSGAGELFLAGGVESTSRAPWRMLRPETLSGTPKLYTRAAFTPSALGDPDMGLAAEYTAKKYGISREAQDRYALESHMKAVKAQRTGRFAGELVPVASDGFIVTGDECPRPDTSLLKLGRLAPAFTEGGTVTAGNACPLNDGAALVLMMSRDLCDRLNLTPVLRFVDSQASGVDPHYPGMGPVPAVRRLLYRQRLHMDELDIVEFNEAFASQVLASLQELQLPPDKVNLGGGALALGHPYGASGAILMTRLYAEMLYHPYRRGLATLGIGGGMGLAVLVEGIQR; encoded by the coding sequence ATGAAGGAGGCGGTGATGGTTCTGGCCAAGCGGACACCGGTCGGCAGAATCGGCGGGCAGCTCAGTACGCTGGAACCCGAGCAGCTGCTGGCTCCGCTGATTCAGCAGTTGGTCCATGAGGCCCGTCTGCCTCCCGAATGGATTGACGATGTCATCATTGGCAATGTAGTCGGACCCGGCGGGAATATCGCACGCAAGTCGGTGCTTGAAGCCGGACTTCCCGAGACGGTTCCCGGGGTCACCGTCGACCGGCAATGCGGCTCAGGGCTTGAAGCCATTATTTTGGCCGCCCGCCTGATCCAGAGCGGGGCGGGTGAGCTCTTCCTGGCAGGCGGGGTTGAGAGCACCAGCCGGGCCCCCTGGCGGATGCTAAGGCCGGAGACGCTCAGCGGTACGCCTAAGCTGTATACCCGTGCAGCGTTCACACCCTCCGCGCTTGGCGATCCTGATATGGGGCTGGCTGCAGAGTATACAGCGAAGAAATACGGTATTTCCCGGGAGGCACAGGACCGCTATGCGCTGGAGAGCCATATGAAGGCCGTGAAGGCCCAGCGCACAGGCAGATTCGCAGGAGAGCTTGTGCCTGTAGCCAGTGACGGCTTCATCGTCACGGGCGATGAATGCCCGAGGCCGGATACAAGCCTCTTGAAGCTGGGCAGACTGGCGCCTGCTTTTACGGAAGGAGGAACAGTCACTGCCGGCAATGCTTGCCCCCTTAACGATGGCGCAGCACTTGTGCTTATGATGTCCCGGGACCTATGCGACCGGCTGAACCTGACTCCGGTTCTCCGCTTCGTAGACTCGCAAGCCTCTGGAGTAGACCCGCATTATCCGGGCATGGGGCCGGTCCCGGCGGTTCGCAGGCTGCTGTACCGTCAGCGCCTTCACATGGATGAGCTGGATATTGTTGAATTTAATGAAGCCTTTGCCTCGCAGGTATTGGCTTCGCTGCAAGAGCTTCAGCTTCCGCCGGATAAGGTCAACCTTGGGGGAGGCGCGCTTGCGCTGGGCCACCCTTATGGAGCATCGGGTGCAATTCTGATGACGCGCTTATACGCGGAGATGCTGTATCACCCCTATCGCAGAGGGCTGGCCACCCTTGGCATCGGCGGCGGAATGGGGCTGGCTGTACTTGTAGAGGGTATACAACGCTGA
- a CDS encoding class I adenylate-forming enzyme family protein: MNLAELILERAQQVPHRIAISDGQEEFTYAELAERVRQVAGGLRHGGHTTQPIAILSGNRIEFSEFLLGAIYAGCAPVLLDPNWPQSVLEQVIRQCKPGLIVSEAQYAAKLAGSSFCGMIRLVFDIGPSTGSYREWLTGFGPEAAAVKNPELLFIGYTSGTTGAPKGYMRTHQSWVMSFAATEQAFGLHQMQHVLAPGPLVHSLSLFSLLQSLYSRATFHLLPEFDAERALTLCSRVPDMILFVVPAMTEALLRQAESSNAEVSVQALISSGGKWPMASAQRCRERFKGAKLYEYYGSSEASYISYQELTGTELPDALGRPFSGVELLICDEQFREVPPGTVGELYIRSDMIFAGYHLLPEETARVFREGWLRTGDYVVLDEEGQLRLTGRAGSMIKSGGLKVFPEEVEAVLLRHPAIREVMVCGLPDERWGEQVTALIAWSSPQRLTLEEIRSYCNSDLASYKLPRQLISVESFTYTGSGKIARQLMKSLAEAGLE, encoded by the coding sequence ATGAATCTGGCCGAACTTATTCTGGAACGCGCACAGCAGGTCCCGCACCGCATCGCGATATCGGACGGGCAGGAAGAGTTTACATACGCAGAGCTTGCGGAGCGTGTACGGCAGGTTGCAGGCGGCTTGCGTCATGGCGGTCATACGACGCAGCCCATCGCTATCTTAAGCGGCAACCGCATAGAATTCTCCGAGTTTCTGCTTGGCGCCATCTATGCAGGCTGCGCCCCGGTGCTGCTGGACCCGAACTGGCCGCAATCCGTTCTGGAGCAGGTCATCCGGCAGTGTAAACCCGGGCTGATCGTTAGTGAAGCGCAATATGCTGCGAAGCTCGCAGGCAGCAGCTTCTGCGGAATGATCCGGTTAGTCTTTGACATCGGGCCGTCAACCGGCAGCTACAGGGAGTGGCTGACTGGCTTCGGGCCGGAGGCGGCCGCAGTGAAGAACCCTGAACTGCTGTTCATCGGATACACATCAGGGACGACCGGGGCACCCAAGGGCTATATGCGAACCCATCAATCCTGGGTAATGAGCTTCGCGGCGACAGAGCAGGCCTTCGGCCTGCATCAGATGCAGCATGTGCTTGCGCCCGGACCCTTAGTCCACTCCCTGTCGCTGTTCTCCCTGCTGCAATCTCTCTACAGCAGGGCCACGTTCCATCTCCTTCCGGAATTCGATGCAGAGCGCGCACTCACCCTATGCTCCCGTGTACCGGATATGATTCTGTTCGTTGTGCCCGCCATGACCGAGGCGTTATTACGCCAAGCGGAGTCAAGCAATGCCGAGGTGTCCGTGCAGGCCTTAATCAGCTCGGGCGGCAAATGGCCTATGGCTTCCGCACAGAGATGCCGTGAGAGGTTCAAGGGAGCGAAGCTCTATGAGTATTACGGCTCATCTGAAGCCAGTTATATCAGTTATCAGGAGCTGACCGGAACCGAGCTGCCTGACGCTCTGGGCCGGCCGTTCAGCGGGGTAGAGCTATTGATCTGCGATGAACAGTTCCGTGAGGTTCCTCCGGGTACGGTGGGCGAGCTGTATATCCGCAGCGATATGATCTTCGCCGGATATCATCTCCTGCCGGAAGAGACGGCGCGGGTATTCCGGGAAGGCTGGCTGCGGACAGGCGATTATGTTGTGCTGGATGAGGAGGGGCAGCTGCGCCTGACCGGACGCGCAGGCAGCATGATCAAGAGCGGGGGACTGAAGGTGTTCCCCGAAGAGGTGGAGGCGGTGCTGCTCCGCCACCCGGCGATCCGGGAAGTGATGGTATGCGGCCTCCCGGATGAGCGCTGGGGAGAGCAGGTCACAGCGCTCATTGCATGGAGCAGCCCGCAGCGGCTTACGCTGGAAGAGATCCGTAGCTACTGCAATTCGGATCTGGCAAGCTATAAGCTGCCTCGGCAGCTGATCAGCGTGGAGTCATTCACCTACACCGGCTCCGGCAAAATCGCCCGCCAGCTCATGAAGAGCCTGGCGGAAGCGGGGTTGGAATGA
- a CDS encoding biotin transporter BioY: MRIKELVYAALFAALIAVLALIPPVSLGFIPVPVTAQTLGVMLAGCFLGWRTGALSLTIFLILIALGLPVLPGGRGGLAILVGPTAGYLFSWPLAAGLIGWFAEAVWPKVRAWKLFAINLIFGVLLVNLIGASAMAWITNTPLWTGLAGSAAFLPGDLIKALLAAVITMQLRPLSPLEDKRRG, translated from the coding sequence TTGAGAATCAAAGAGTTAGTCTATGCGGCCTTATTCGCCGCGCTTATCGCGGTGCTTGCCCTGATCCCGCCAGTATCCCTCGGTTTCATCCCTGTTCCTGTTACTGCCCAGACGCTTGGTGTCATGTTGGCCGGCTGTTTTCTGGGCTGGCGGACGGGTGCGCTCAGCCTGACCATTTTCCTTATCCTCATCGCGTTGGGCTTGCCGGTATTACCAGGCGGACGCGGCGGGCTGGCTATACTGGTTGGACCGACAGCAGGCTATCTGTTCAGCTGGCCGCTGGCAGCCGGACTGATCGGCTGGTTTGCTGAAGCGGTCTGGCCGAAAGTGCGGGCCTGGAAGCTGTTTGCCATTAATCTGATCTTTGGCGTTCTGCTTGTGAATCTGATCGGTGCTTCTGCCATGGCCTGGATCACGAATACTCCGCTCTGGACCGGACTTGCCGGATCTGCGGCTTTTCTGCCCGGAGATCTGATCAAGGCACTGCTGGCTGCTGTGATTACGATGCAGCTTAGGCCGCTCAGTCCGCTTGAAGACAAGAGAAGGGGATAA
- a CDS encoding biotin--[acetyl-CoA-carboxylase] ligase, whose protein sequence is MTVKEHILALLDSNKGEYFSGEDIAGRLSVTRSAIWKAIKSLQSDGYSIQAVTNKGYSMSPLTDILSAAAVAKYLDARGQTLRLEVFKSVASTNELVKALASGGEAEGKVILSEEQTAGRGRKGRPFFSPAGTGIYMSILLRPRLSAADATLLTTSAAVAVALAIESVSGLSTQIKWVNDVFMNGKKVCGILTEASLSLESEWLDYAVLGIGINVTLPSGGFPAELSGVATSIYEAGNPEGDLRNRLTAEVLNRFMGYYEQLKERLFLPDYRQRMMSLGETVMVVKEHQEQAATAVDIDNDCRLKVRYPNGGEEYLSSGEVRILL, encoded by the coding sequence ATGACAGTCAAAGAACATATCCTGGCCTTACTGGACAGCAATAAGGGTGAATACTTCTCCGGCGAGGACATCGCCGGGCGGTTGTCCGTAACGCGCAGCGCAATCTGGAAGGCCATTAAATCGCTGCAGAGCGACGGCTATTCCATTCAGGCCGTCACCAATAAGGGATACTCCATGTCCCCCCTGACAGACATTTTGTCCGCCGCAGCAGTTGCCAAATACCTGGATGCCAGGGGACAAACGCTGCGGCTTGAAGTTTTCAAGAGCGTGGCTTCCACGAACGAGCTGGTGAAGGCGCTGGCCTCCGGCGGTGAAGCGGAAGGCAAAGTTATTCTCTCGGAGGAGCAGACCGCCGGGCGGGGCCGGAAAGGCCGGCCTTTCTTTTCCCCTGCAGGGACGGGCATCTATATGAGCATCCTGCTGCGTCCCCGGCTGTCGGCGGCGGATGCTACGCTACTGACTACCTCTGCTGCCGTTGCGGTGGCTCTGGCTATCGAGAGCGTATCCGGCCTCAGCACGCAGATCAAATGGGTGAATGACGTATTCATGAACGGCAAAAAGGTGTGCGGAATCCTCACCGAGGCTTCCCTGTCCCTGGAGAGCGAGTGGCTGGATTATGCCGTACTCGGGATCGGGATCAATGTGACGCTGCCCTCCGGAGGCTTTCCCGCAGAGCTGTCAGGAGTGGCAACCTCAATCTATGAGGCCGGCAACCCCGAAGGGGATTTACGGAACCGGCTTACAGCCGAAGTGCTGAACCGCTTCATGGGTTATTATGAGCAGCTTAAGGAACGGCTGTTCCTGCCCGACTACCGGCAGCGTATGATGTCCCTGGGTGAGACAGTCATGGTTGTTAAGGAGCATCAAGAGCAAGCGGCAACCGCCGTTGATATCGACAATGACTGCCGCCTGAAGGTCCGGTATCCGAATGGCGGGGAGGAATATCTGTCGAGCGGCGAGGTTCGTATTCTGCTCTAA
- a CDS encoding TetR/AcrR family transcriptional regulator produces MPKNTFFRLAEARREEISNRAMQLFVDHLYEDISMKMVLDSLSMHPGTFYRYFEDKDDLYCHLIRNVTRKRAAYFNNSTEDSLFRSFLTGLFGNVNGNVAEPLNELEIKLTETFLHIPEDILLKVYLNVLKGESFPLIKDIIRRLRVDGYLRPDIDDDLISFMFESMQFNLVMFYREFGIKDSQMQHKLSKYFADFMGHGLLEDHKYSELVSDIKKAKE; encoded by the coding sequence ATGCCAAAAAATACGTTCTTTCGATTGGCTGAAGCCAGGCGCGAGGAAATATCGAACAGGGCTATGCAGCTTTTTGTGGATCATCTTTATGAGGATATATCAATGAAGATGGTTCTGGATAGTTTGTCTATGCACCCCGGAACCTTCTACCGTTATTTTGAAGATAAAGATGACCTGTATTGCCACTTAATACGCAATGTGACCCGGAAAAGAGCTGCGTATTTTAATAACAGTACTGAAGATTCCCTGTTCCGGTCTTTCCTTACCGGCTTATTTGGTAACGTGAATGGCAATGTAGCCGAGCCGCTGAATGAGCTGGAGATCAAGCTTACTGAGACTTTTTTACACATTCCCGAGGACATTTTACTTAAAGTATATCTGAATGTGCTAAAGGGCGAGTCCTTCCCCTTAATCAAAGACATTATACGGCGGCTGAGGGTGGACGGATATCTCCGGCCTGATATTGACGATGACCTGATTTCATTTATGTTTGAATCTATGCAGTTTAATTTAGTCATGTTTTACAGGGAATTCGGGATTAAGGATTCTCAGATGCAGCATAAGCTTAGCAAATACTTTGCTGACTTTATGGGTCATGGTCTGCTTGAAGATCATAAATATTCCGAGCTGGTTAGCGATATTAAAAAAGCAAAGGAGTAG
- a CDS encoding alpha/beta hydrolase produces the protein MKTYEAFPAPVGSYTVGRTQMDLEYTAADHSTRELTAFVFYPSDSSEGKATSSYMFPEVYGMLKDQPLVTGYVTSDFFSIEFKTRCYVDLALSAKEQRYPVLFYVCGGGGSPEWGTVLCTDLASMGYVVVSIGHPNSTMYKRIDGRLFNVSKDFSDAIIALSEDPEMLALAGTMELRPDDETAVQMCRNVLALPVVAKLTEFSELQAEDVRFVADVLYKLDTGELDSIFKGRLLVDTGMGIIGHSYGGLTTAMVCRDDDRFACGIGLDSGAFGLLDSDLNTPFLLLYREPNYNMNAVIGANNSRETYYFSVDRVAHLDYCDIVFTGAGEELRGERDAMEMRNLVTDYTKTFLEQYLLQKTPSVESLAYDGVDLIRKTNHK, from the coding sequence ATGAAAACTTATGAGGCTTTTCCAGCACCTGTCGGCAGCTATACTGTTGGCCGGACTCAGATGGATCTGGAGTACACGGCAGCGGATCATTCCACGAGAGAACTGACGGCGTTCGTGTTCTATCCGTCTGACAGCAGCGAAGGTAAAGCTACATCATCATACATGTTTCCTGAAGTTTACGGGATGTTAAAGGATCAGCCACTCGTCACCGGGTATGTTACGAGCGATTTTTTCTCCATAGAGTTCAAGACCCGGTGTTACGTCGACCTTGCTCTCTCTGCGAAGGAACAGCGCTACCCGGTGTTATTCTATGTCTGCGGCGGGGGCGGCTCTCCGGAATGGGGAACAGTGCTCTGTACAGACTTGGCCAGCATGGGATATGTAGTGGTAAGCATCGGCCATCCGAATAGCACGATGTATAAGCGTATAGACGGGCGTCTGTTTAATGTATCCAAGGATTTTTCCGATGCTATCATAGCGTTGTCTGAAGATCCGGAGATGCTGGCGCTGGCTGGTACGATGGAGCTGCGGCCTGACGATGAAACTGCCGTTCAGATGTGCCGTAACGTGCTTGCACTCCCGGTAGTTGCCAAGTTAACAGAGTTTAGTGAGTTACAGGCAGAAGATGTGCGTTTTGTAGCCGATGTTCTGTACAAGCTGGACACTGGAGAGCTGGATTCTATCTTTAAAGGCAGATTGCTTGTTGACACCGGCATGGGCATCATCGGACATTCGTATGGAGGGCTTACGACGGCGATGGTCTGCCGGGACGACGACCGGTTCGCCTGCGGGATTGGCTTAGACAGCGGTGCATTCGGTCTCCTCGATAGCGATCTTAACACGCCGTTCCTGCTGCTGTATCGTGAACCCAACTACAACATGAATGCGGTCATTGGCGCTAACAATAGCAGGGAAACCTATTATTTCTCTGTTGACCGGGTTGCGCATTTAGACTACTGCGACATCGTGTTTACCGGAGCTGGTGAGGAGCTCAGAGGCGAACGGGATGCGATGGAAATGCGAAATCTGGTTACAGACTATACGAAGACCTTTTTGGAACAATACTTACTGCAGAAGACGCCAAGTGTGGAAAGTCTGGCTTACGATGGCGTGGACTTGATCAGGAAGACCAATCACAAGTAA
- a CDS encoding family 43 glycosylhydrolase, with translation MKAVYFSRKEQKWSRISVKATLLSLVVLLMLPQWGGRAAAEESGTSLPEPVVAAQGGSNVTDFYNVIMQTGADPWVYKHTDGYYYNTFVNASGVMIRRSKTITGIEAGERSLAWSPVKGTMYSSNVWAPEMHYLKDTDGQYKWYIYVAADNGTNANHRMYVLENASADPLSGSWTFKGKITDATDRWAIDGTVLTIGDQHYFIWSGWEDTDGSFQNLYIARMSNPWTISSQRVLLSTPEYDWETSPGRINEGPQITIKGNKINLVYSANGSWTDSYSLGLITASTSADLMNPASWTKRNQPIFSSANGVYGPGHHSIVTSPDGTENWIIYHSARWPGSGWTRNVRAQKFSWNADNTPNLGEPVNPNSPIAIPSGEPARIRYEAEQALLVKDPAGTSSPAVRRESSASGGMKITSLANAYDYAQFNVNVPEAGFYVLSVRNSNGSANAGDASHILSVNGGPGASMNIVYSGANRWGASTAKIYLQQGDNVLRFTKGNNLADIDSLDLSRLNTSELLFGAPGYTFGLNEARSLPLYTVTGTTYSAVTAGVVLTSSDTSVAGIQAGNQVKAAGAGNATITATYNGKTATVAVNVKADPKTVQSLALSGPEPVLISGQTSSPLRATAYYNNYEVQDVTGSAQYTSSNPGVAGVDPATHTVNAVQPGIAQITAVSGGKQATFGITVIAASNAVQVTTTLKTPSGVVPALPGVVNAVYHNQTVQAQVAGSEKAGLDFSTIGTVQIPVTLKISGQELSSTISVEVVPGYGLDEIVSQLRSKLANNSYPLGNGAGNYSAAKYADFVAAVDHAEALAGNAELTQAQFNAELNALTEAEAALLASLNTTQNGITYKAYRDFSGDTTGKYPYGITTQDLTNGAAAVVQEEAGNKFLRLTTTGVAGKANLFLPYAGDVNAEGNQRIVIEYRVRLNSNFQYANGAMVRNDSGTGNYSMVTAFDSGKILVQNGGSNKVKVRDFSLGTWYTIKMVANWDAKTYSVYINNESVPAATDFAFRHTGGGTLTGQLFGVDGYANASIDFDDFKVRVIGD, from the coding sequence ATGAAAGCGGTTTATTTTTCCCGGAAAGAACAGAAGTGGTCCAGAATAAGCGTCAAAGCTACACTGCTCAGCCTCGTGGTTCTGCTCATGCTGCCTCAGTGGGGAGGGAGAGCTGCGGCGGAGGAGTCGGGGACGTCACTGCCAGAGCCGGTAGTGGCTGCACAAGGAGGATCGAATGTGACGGATTTCTACAATGTCATCATGCAGACCGGGGCCGATCCCTGGGTATACAAGCACACGGACGGCTATTATTACAACACCTTTGTTAATGCCAGCGGAGTGATGATCCGCAGGTCGAAGACCATCACCGGCATTGAAGCAGGCGAGCGGAGTCTGGCTTGGTCGCCGGTTAAGGGAACCATGTACAGCTCCAATGTGTGGGCGCCGGAGATGCATTACCTCAAAGATACCGACGGCCAGTACAAATGGTATATCTACGTTGCAGCCGATAACGGAACCAACGCCAACCATCGCATGTACGTGCTGGAGAATGCCAGTGCTGATCCGCTGAGCGGAAGCTGGACCTTCAAAGGCAAGATTACCGATGCCACGGACCGCTGGGCGATTGACGGCACTGTGCTGACGATCGGTGACCAGCACTACTTCATCTGGTCCGGCTGGGAGGACACCGATGGCAGCTTTCAGAACCTGTACATCGCCAGAATGAGCAATCCATGGACGATCAGCTCGCAGCGCGTGCTCCTGTCCACACCGGAGTATGACTGGGAGACCTCCCCCGGCCGGATTAATGAAGGCCCGCAGATTACGATCAAGGGGAACAAGATCAATCTGGTGTACTCCGCCAACGGAAGCTGGACAGACAGCTATAGTCTCGGCTTAATCACGGCCAGCACCAGCGCCGATCTGATGAATCCCGCTTCCTGGACCAAGCGTAATCAGCCGATCTTCTCCAGCGCGAACGGTGTCTATGGTCCGGGCCATCACAGTATCGTGACTTCACCGGACGGGACCGAGAACTGGATCATCTACCATTCCGCCCGCTGGCCGGGCTCAGGCTGGACCCGCAATGTCCGCGCGCAGAAGTTCTCCTGGAACGCAGATAACACGCCGAACCTGGGAGAGCCCGTTAATCCGAACAGTCCGATAGCAATCCCATCAGGCGAGCCAGCCCGGATTCGTTATGAAGCAGAACAAGCTCTGCTTGTAAAAGATCCCGCTGGCACTTCATCCCCAGCGGTCCGGCGCGAAAGCTCCGCCTCCGGCGGGATGAAAATTACCAGCCTCGCGAACGCCTACGACTACGCCCAGTTCAACGTCAACGTGCCGGAAGCGGGCTTCTATGTGCTGTCCGTGCGCAACAGCAACGGTTCAGCGAATGCCGGGGACGCCTCCCATATTCTGTCGGTCAACGGCGGTCCTGGAGCGTCGATGAATATCGTCTATTCCGGCGCGAACCGCTGGGGAGCCTCCACGGCGAAAATCTATCTTCAGCAGGGAGACAACGTTCTCCGCTTCACCAAGGGGAACAATCTGGCCGACATCGACAGCCTGGATCTATCCCGGCTGAATACCTCGGAGCTGCTTTTTGGGGCTCCCGGATATACGTTTGGTCTTAACGAGGCCCGCAGCCTGCCCCTCTATACAGTAACAGGCACTACTTATTCTGCTGTCACGGCGGGTGTGGTCCTGACCTCGTCCGATACGAGTGTAGCCGGGATTCAAGCAGGGAATCAGGTGAAGGCCGCCGGGGCAGGAAATGCAACCATTACCGCCACCTATAACGGCAAAACCGCAACCGTTGCAGTTAACGTCAAGGCTGATCCGAAAACAGTACAGTCCTTGGCGCTCAGCGGGCCGGAGCCTGTGCTGATCAGCGGCCAGACGAGTTCACCGCTGCGGGCAACAGCATATTACAACAATTATGAAGTTCAGGATGTAACAGGAAGTGCGCAGTACACCAGCAGCAATCCAGGCGTGGCGGGAGTTGACCCGGCTACCCATACGGTAAATGCCGTTCAACCGGGCATAGCGCAAATTACAGCCGTATCCGGCGGCAAGCAAGCTACCTTCGGCATAACGGTCATTGCCGCTTCAAATGCCGTTCAGGTCACTACAACATTAAAGACGCCTTCAGGAGTGGTTCCTGCACTTCCGGGCGTTGTAAATGCCGTCTACCACAACCAGACGGTTCAGGCCCAGGTGGCCGGCAGCGAGAAGGCAGGACTGGACTTCAGCACCATTGGCACGGTTCAGATTCCTGTGACGCTCAAGATCAGCGGCCAGGAGTTGTCCTCCACTATCTCTGTAGAGGTTGTACCTGGTTATGGTCTGGATGAGATCGTAAGTCAGTTGCGCAGCAAGCTGGCAAATAACTCTTATCCGCTTGGAAACGGGGCAGGCAATTATAGTGCAGCCAAGTATGCGGACTTCGTTGCCGCCGTGGATCATGCGGAGGCGCTGGCGGGCAATGCGGAATTGACGCAGGCGCAGTTCAATGCAGAGCTGAATGCACTCACTGAAGCGGAAGCCGCCCTGCTGGCTTCGCTGAATACCACACAGAACGGGATAACTTATAAGGCATACCGGGATTTCTCCGGCGATACAACCGGCAAATATCCCTATGGCATTACAACGCAGGATCTGACGAATGGCGCCGCCGCTGTGGTTCAGGAGGAAGCCGGTAATAAATTCCTGCGGCTGACCACAACCGGAGTAGCGGGCAAAGCCAACCTGTTCCTGCCCTATGCGGGGGATGTAAACGCTGAAGGGAATCAGCGCATTGTCATCGAGTACCGCGTCCGCTTAAACAGTAACTTCCAGTATGCCAACGGCGCTATGGTAAGAAATGATAGCGGGACCGGCAACTATTCGATGGTGACGGCGTTTGATTCCGGGAAAATCCTGGTGCAAAATGGCGGCTCCAACAAGGTAAAGGTGAGAGACTTCTCGCTGGGCACATGGTATACCATCAAAATGGTCGCGAACTGGGACGCCAAGACGTACAGCGTCTATATCAACAATGAATCTGTTCCGGCTGCTACAGATTTCGCCTTCCGCCATACCGGCGGCGGCACGCTGACCGGACAGCTGTTCGGCGTAGACGGTTATGCGAACGCGTCCATCGATTTTGACGATTTCAAGGTTAGGGTTATCGGAGATTAA